One window of the Mixophyes fleayi isolate aMixFle1 chromosome 6, aMixFle1.hap1, whole genome shotgun sequence genome contains the following:
- the LOC142095414 gene encoding adenosine receptor A3-like yields MVLLIVTITAGNVVSLIVFLRTKQLRTSQGFLKTSLAFADLAVGLLVVPYSVYMEVTQIVHGLEKVEERVSSSFSSQIPCFIMGPIFAGCTFVSISTIFLLSVERSIAVLRPLHKRIVITRKRIGYLILFSWAFSFILAMVPMLFSRNITLEYNLCSKMCNYVFTAVQPQDPAWNIMLIFPAFDFSLLSGTFAINFVTFAAIRQYCKVRKQLEVDAQSTCSKVSFSDIAAAKTIGIVTFAFSASFSPIAVFVVGNVLGYVWCEFSFYAFWILTSNSCWNVVIYSVRDLRFRQGVRELFSRQVVKSPSHHQRPQCPVREDCASPCVAVLKEIFRPETA; encoded by the coding sequence ATGGTTTTGCTCATTGTGACAATCACAGCAGGTAATGTGGTGAGTCTCATTGTCTTCCTGAGGACCAAGCAACTCCGCACATCTCAGGGTTTCCTGAAGACCTCTTTAGCTTTTGCAGATTTGGCTGTTGGATTGCTAGTTGTGCCTTATTCTGTATACATGGAGGTGACACAGATTGTGCATGGGCTGGAAAAAGTTGAAGAAAGAGTTTCCTCCAGTTTCAGCTCCCAGATCCCTTGTTTTATTATGGGACCTATTTTTGCTGGCTGCACCTTTGTCTCAATATCGACCATATTCTTGCTGTCAGTTGAAAGAAGCATTGCTGTCCTGAGACCTCTTCACAAGCGGATTGTGATTACTAGGAAGAGGATAGGGTATCTTATTCTGTTCTCCTGGGCCTTCAGCTTTATTTTGGCAATGGTACCCATGCTTTTCAGTCGAAACATAACTCTGGAATACAATTTATGTAGTAAGATGTGCAACTATGTATTCACTGCCGTGCAGCCCCAGGACCCTGCCTGGAATATCATGCTCATCTTCCCAGCCTTTGACTTTTCCCTTCTGAGTGGCACATTTGCAATAAACTTCGTCACCTTTGCAGCCATTAGGCAGTACTGCAAGGTTAGGAAGCAGCTGGAGGTGGATGCCCAGAGCACATGCAGCAAGGTATCCTTCTCAGATATTGCAGCAGCCAAGACCATTGGAATTGTCACTTTTGCCTTCTCTGCTTCCTTCAGTCCCATTGCAGTCTTTGTTGTAGGCAATGTTTTGGGATATGTCTGGTGCGAATTTTCTTTCTATGCATTCTGGATCCTGACGTCCAATAGCTGCTGGAATGTTGTTATCTACAGTGTCAGGGACTTGAGATTCAGGCAAGGTGTCCGGGAACTGTTCAGTAGACAAGTGGTAAAGTCCCCAAGCCACCATCAGAGACCCCAGTGCCCTGTTAGGGAGGATTGCGCCTCTCCATGTGTTGCAGTCCTCAAAGAGATTTTCCGGCCAGAAACTGCCTGA